From the Homo sapiens chromosome 1, GRCh38.p14 Primary Assembly genome, one window contains:
- the DMRTA2 gene encoding doublesex- and mab-3-related transcription factor A2: MELRSELPSVPGAATAAAATATGPPVASVASVAAAAAAAASLPVSVAGGLLRGPPLLLRAAEKYPRTPKCARCRNHGVVSALKGHKRYCRWKDCLCAKCTLIAERQRVMAAQVALRRQQAQEENEARELQLLYGTAEGLALAAANGIIPPRPAYEVFGSVCAADGGGPGAGAPAGTGGGAAGAGGSEAKLQKFDLFPKTLLQAGRPGSPLPPPVKPLSPDGADSGPGTSSPEVRPGSGSENGDGESFSGSPLARASKEAGGSCPGSAGPGGGGEEDSPGSASPLGSESGSEADKEEGEAAPAPGLGGGSGPRQRTPLDILTRVFPGHRRGVLELVLQGCGGDVVQAIEQVLNHHRGGLAAGLGPAAPPDKAAVGAAAAADDAWPSRVDAAAAAAAAAGGPGLPAPLQAGPAAPPHHRPLLAGAMAPGALGSLSSRSAFSPLQPNASHFGADAGAYPLGAPLGLSPLRLAYSAAAAHSRGLAFMAPYSTAGLVPTLGFRPPMDYAFSDLMRDRSAAAAAAVHKEPTYGGGLYGPMVNGAPEKQ, from the exons ATGGAGCTGCGCTCGGAGCTGCCCAGCGTGCCCGGCGcggcgacggcggcggcggcAACAGCGACGGGGCCGCCTGTGGCGTCGGTGGCGTCGGTGGCGGCAGCCGCGGCGGCCGCTGCATCGCTACCGGTGAGCGTGGCAGGCGGCTTGCTGCGGGGGCCGCCACTGTTGCTGCGGGCAGCCGAGAAGTACCCGCGGACCCCCAAGTGCGCGCGCTGTCGCAACCATGGCGTGGTGTCGGCCCTCAAGGGCCACAAACGCTACTGTCGCTGGAAGGACTGCCTGTGCGCCAAGTGCACGCTCATCGCGGAGCGCCAGCGTGTCATGGCGGCGCAGGTGGCGCTGCGCAGGCAGCAGGCGCAGGAGGAGAACGAGGCGCGCGAGCTGCAGCTGCTCTACGGCACTGCCGAGGGGCTGGCGCTGGCCGCCGCCAACGGCATCATCCCCCCGAGGCCCGCCTACGAGGTCTTCGGTTCAGTGTGCGCCGCCGACGGCGGGGGACCTGGAGCGGGAGCGCCCGCGGGGACCGGAGGCGGAGCAGCTGGCGCAGGGGGCTCAG AGGCCAAGTTGCAGAAGTTTGACCTGTTTCCTAAGACGCTGCTGCAGGCAGGCCGCCCGGGCAGCCCGCTGCCGCCGCCGGTGAAGCCCTTATCACCCGACGGCGCAGACTCGGGGCCCGGGACGTCGTCCCCAGAGGTGCGGCCCGGCTCAGGCTCGGAGAACGGCGATGGCGAGTCCTTTTCTGGTTCGCCCCTAGCTCGGGCCTCCAAAGAGGCAGGTGGCAGCTGCCCAGGCAGCGCTGGCCCTGGCGGCGGCGGCGAGGAGGACAGCCCGGGCTCCGCTAGCCCTCTGGGCTCTGAATCCGGTTCAGAGGCTGACAAAGAAGAGGGTGAGGCCGCGCCGGCGCCAGGGCTGGGCGGAGGCTCGGGTCCACGGCAGCGGACGCCGCTGGATATCTTGACACGCGTGTTCCCAGGCCACCGGCGAGGCGTCCTGGAGCTGGTGTTGCAGGGCTGCGGCGGCGACGTGGTGCAGGCCATCGAGCAGGTGCTGAACCACCACCGTGGGGGCCTGGCGGCCGGCCTGGGCCCTGCGGCGCCCCCAGATAAGGCCGCCGTGGGTGCTGCAGCAGCTGCAGACGACGCGTGGCCCAGCCGCGTcgacgccgccgccgccgccgccgccgccgccgggggGCCTGGGCTGCCTGCGCCGCTGCAGGCGGGGCCCGCCGCACCTCCGCACCACAGACCCTTGCTGGCCGGCGCCATGGCGCCTGGGGCGCTGGGCTCGCTGAGCAGCCGCTCGGCCTTCTCGCCGCTGCAGCCCAACGCCAGTCACTTCGGTGCCGACGCGGGCGCCTACCCGCTGGGCGCGCCGCTCGGCCTCAGccccctgcgcctggcctactcCGCGGCGGCGGCGCACAGCCGCGGTCTGGCCTTCATGGCGCCCTACTCCACTGCCGGCTTGGTGCCCACGCTCGGCTTCCGCCCACCCATGGACTACGCCTTTAGCGATCTCATGCGTGACCGCTCGGCCGCCGCTGCTGCGGCGGTGCACAAGGAGCCGACCTACGGCGGCGGCCTGTACGGGCCTATGGTCAACGGCGCTCCGGAGAAGCAGTAG